A genomic window from Rhizobium sp. 007 includes:
- the urtB gene encoding urea ABC transporter permease subunit UrtB, translating into MFRAIKIFLLTICLALPAFATALEAQDDIHALVDALGAGGFPEREAAIKAFVASGDPHVGQILQQLGDGQLYVNSEEGGPVLLQGGSDDEPTYSDPITGEAVADIDPDYMSKVKINNSLRGVIASAMSTLTLLSPDRSARLSAAQGLLKDSDPSNLELLNSALADEKDAEIKNTMEAARAVMMLKSDVSAEDKKAAIDTIAARGDRNALTILTTAMETAPDDLKAGIEANIAGIKRNLALWDIVQNVWYGLSLGSVLLLAAIGLAITFGVMGVINMAHGEMVMIGAYTTYVVQEHIASNFPELATYSLVIAIPAAFLFTGFVGLVIERMVIRYLYGRPLETLLATWGVSLILQQAVRTIFGPTNREVRNPSWMSGAFELGGLSITWNRMWIIVFSMIVFVTLLLLLKRSAFGLQMRAVTQNRRMASSMGIRTGWVDAFTFALGSGIAGMAGVALSQIDNVSPNLGQSYIIDSFMVVVFGGVGNLWGTLVGALSLGVVNKFLEPFAGAVLGKILVLVLIILFIQKRPRGLFALKGRAVEA; encoded by the coding sequence ATGTTTCGCGCCATCAAGATTTTCCTTTTGACGATCTGCCTTGCCCTGCCGGCGTTCGCCACGGCGCTCGAGGCGCAGGACGATATCCACGCCCTTGTCGATGCACTCGGCGCCGGCGGGTTTCCGGAGCGCGAGGCTGCCATCAAGGCTTTTGTGGCTTCAGGAGATCCGCATGTCGGCCAGATCCTGCAGCAGCTGGGTGACGGCCAGCTTTACGTGAATTCCGAAGAGGGCGGCCCCGTTCTCCTCCAGGGTGGCTCCGACGACGAGCCGACCTATTCCGACCCGATCACCGGCGAGGCTGTCGCCGATATCGATCCGGACTACATGTCCAAGGTCAAGATCAACAATTCCCTGCGCGGCGTGATCGCCAGCGCCATGAGCACGCTGACGCTGCTGAGCCCGGACCGTTCCGCACGGCTTTCCGCCGCTCAAGGGCTGCTGAAGGATTCCGACCCTTCCAATCTCGAGCTTCTGAACTCGGCGCTCGCCGATGAAAAGGATGCCGAAATCAAGAACACGATGGAAGCGGCCCGCGCCGTCATGATGCTCAAGAGCGATGTCAGCGCCGAAGACAAGAAGGCGGCGATCGATACAATCGCGGCGCGCGGCGACCGCAATGCGCTCACCATCCTGACCACCGCGATGGAGACTGCACCCGACGACCTGAAGGCCGGCATCGAGGCCAATATCGCCGGTATCAAGCGCAATCTGGCGCTCTGGGATATCGTACAGAACGTCTGGTACGGCCTGTCGCTCGGCTCGGTGCTGCTGCTCGCGGCAATCGGGCTTGCTATCACCTTCGGTGTCATGGGCGTCATCAACATGGCGCATGGCGAAATGGTGATGATCGGCGCTTACACTACCTACGTCGTGCAGGAACATATCGCATCGAACTTTCCCGAGCTCGCAACCTATTCGCTGGTGATTGCGATTCCGGCGGCCTTCCTATTCACCGGCTTCGTCGGCCTCGTCATAGAGCGCATGGTCATCCGCTATCTCTACGGCCGCCCGCTCGAAACGCTGCTGGCGACATGGGGCGTGTCCCTCATCCTGCAGCAGGCGGTTCGCACGATCTTCGGCCCGACCAATCGCGAAGTGCGCAATCCAAGCTGGATGTCCGGCGCCTTCGAACTCGGCGGGCTGTCGATCACCTGGAACCGCATGTGGATCATCGTCTTTTCAATGATCGTCTTCGTGACTTTACTGCTGCTCCTGAAGCGCTCTGCCTTCGGCCTGCAAATGCGCGCGGTCACGCAGAACCGCCGAATGGCGTCGTCCATGGGCATCCGCACCGGCTGGGTCGATGCCTTCACCTTCGCGCTCGGCTCCGGCATCGCCGGCATGGCGGGTGTGGCGCTTTCGCAGATCGACAACGTCTCGCCGAACCTTGGACAGAGCTACATCATCGACAGCTTCATGGTCGTGGTCTTCGGCGGCGTCGGCAATCTTTGGGGCACGCTGGTGGGTGCGTTGTCGCTCGGCGTCGTCAACAAGTTCCTGGAGCCCTTCGCCGGCGCAGTGCTCGGCAAGATCCTCGTGCTCGTCCTCATCATCCTCTTCATACAGAAGCGTCCGCGCGGGCTCTTCGCACTCAAAGGAAGGGCGGTGGAAGCATGA
- a CDS encoding urease subunit gamma translates to MNLTPREKDKLLISMAAMVARRRLERGVKLNHPEAIALITDFVVEGARDGRPVAELMEAGAHVIGRHQVMEGVAEMIHDVQVEATFPDGTKLVTVHEPIR, encoded by the coding sequence ATGAACCTCACTCCGAGAGAAAAAGACAAGCTGCTGATCTCCATGGCGGCGATGGTGGCGAGGCGCCGGCTGGAACGCGGCGTGAAGCTCAATCATCCCGAAGCGATCGCGCTGATCACCGACTTTGTCGTGGAAGGCGCGCGTGACGGCCGCCCGGTCGCCGAACTGATGGAAGCGGGCGCTCATGTCATCGGCCGGCATCAGGTGATGGAGGGCGTCGCCGAGATGATCCATGATGTGCAGGTGGAAGCGACCTTCCCGGACGGCACCAAGCTCGTCACCGTCCACGAACCGATCCGCTGA
- a CDS encoding Urease operon accessory protein codes for MIVGNGEISKEGAAAIAAADFVIRFNECRSYAASPGRTDVVAVCNTGRPAKAMLGSDTWRTHPAVMEASEIWSVRDPEKFTVLRAPLAVSHPELDDFCDDYTSHFNVFCKDAGKEHIVVEKVIHEAVDDALATFDPAPYVVPSSGMIAIAATFRRFPEVEIGLAGFSHSGWQWHPFAAERQLVDSYIANGRLTRHPADTSLSSSQGA; via the coding sequence ATGATCGTCGGCAATGGGGAAATCAGCAAGGAGGGAGCAGCGGCAATCGCGGCTGCGGACTTCGTCATCCGTTTCAACGAATGCCGCTCCTATGCCGCAAGCCCCGGCCGCACCGACGTCGTAGCCGTCTGCAACACCGGGCGCCCGGCCAAGGCGATGTTGGGTTCGGATACGTGGCGGACGCACCCGGCCGTCATGGAGGCCTCGGAAATCTGGAGCGTCCGCGATCCCGAAAAATTCACCGTCTTGCGTGCGCCGCTCGCCGTTTCGCATCCGGAGCTCGATGACTTCTGTGACGATTATACGAGTCACTTCAACGTCTTCTGTAAGGACGCTGGCAAGGAACATATAGTCGTTGAGAAAGTGATTCATGAAGCAGTCGATGACGCCCTGGCTACCTTTGATCCCGCGCCTTATGTCGTTCCGAGCAGCGGCATGATTGCGATTGCCGCGACTTTCCGCAGGTTTCCGGAGGTCGAGATCGGCCTTGCCGGCTTCAGTCATTCCGGCTGGCAGTGGCATCCTTTCGCCGCCGAAAGGCAGCTTGTCGACAGCTACATCGCCAATGGCCGGCTGACGCGCCATCCTGCCGATACGTCTCTTTCTTCCTCCCAAGGAGCCTGA
- a CDS encoding urease subunit beta: protein MIPGEIIAASGDIELNAGAPTVTIEVSNTGDRPVQVGSHYHFAETNAGLSFDRDKVQGMRLDIPAGTAVRFEPGQTRSVTLIPLSGKREVYGFRQLVMGKL from the coding sequence ATGATCCCAGGCGAAATCATTGCCGCAAGCGGCGACATCGAATTAAACGCCGGTGCACCGACCGTCACCATTGAAGTGTCGAACACCGGCGACCGACCGGTGCAGGTCGGCAGCCACTACCATTTTGCCGAAACAAATGCCGGCCTCTCCTTCGATCGCGACAAGGTGCAGGGCATGCGCCTCGACATCCCGGCGGGCACGGCCGTGCGTTTCGAGCCGGGTCAGACGCGTTCCGTGACGCTGATCCCGCTCTCCGGCAAGCGTGAGGTCTATGGCTTCCGCCAGCTCGTGATGGGCAAGCTCTGA
- a CDS encoding DUF1272 domain-containing protein produces MLELRPNCECCDKDLPPESREAMICTFECTFCADCASDVLRGQCPNCGGEFTCRPVRPAAMLAKYPASTKRILKAEGCVPVKAA; encoded by the coding sequence ATGCTCGAACTTCGTCCGAACTGCGAATGCTGCGACAAGGATCTACCGCCGGAAAGCCGCGAGGCGATGATCTGTACCTTCGAGTGCACTTTCTGCGCCGATTGTGCAAGCGATGTGCTCCGGGGCCAATGCCCCAATTGCGGCGGTGAGTTCACTTGCCGCCCGGTGCGTCCGGCCGCCATGCTCGCCAAATATCCGGCATCGACGAAACGTATCTTGAAGGCCGAGGGCTGCGTGCCCGTGAAGGCGGCGTGA
- the urtC gene encoding urea ABC transporter permease subunit UrtC, which yields MITAFLLRSLDRKISIAIAVLLMVAVLVPVLNLMTGPSNPLHIPTYIMALFGKYLTYALLALALDLVWGFCGILSLGHGAFFALGGYAMGMYLMRQIGSRGVYGDPILPDFMVFLNWKELPWFWYGFDQFWFAALMVLLVPGLLAFVFGWFAFRSRVNGVYLSIITQAMTYALLLAFFRNDMGFGGNNGMTDFKDILGFNVQADATRAALFAATASLLALSLLIASAIVRSKFGKVLVGVRDAESRTRFLGYRVEHFKLFTFVVSAMMAGIAGALYVPQVGIINPGEFAPANSIEVVIWTAVGGRSTLIGPIIGAILVNGGKTIFTGLFPEFWLFALGGLFVAVTLFLPKGIVGTIAPYLGKKKPRTETAPPAFQEEGVDAKIQAAE from the coding sequence ATGATTACGGCCTTCCTTCTCCGGTCTCTCGATCGCAAGATTTCCATTGCCATCGCCGTTTTGCTCATGGTCGCCGTGCTGGTGCCGGTTCTGAACCTCATGACAGGTCCGTCGAACCCGTTGCATATCCCGACCTACATCATGGCGCTGTTCGGCAAATACCTGACCTATGCGCTGCTGGCCCTGGCCCTCGATCTCGTCTGGGGCTTCTGCGGCATCCTTTCGCTCGGTCACGGCGCCTTCTTCGCGCTCGGCGGTTACGCGATGGGAATGTATCTGATGCGCCAGATCGGGTCGCGCGGCGTCTATGGCGACCCGATCCTGCCCGACTTCATGGTGTTCCTGAACTGGAAAGAACTGCCCTGGTTCTGGTACGGCTTCGACCAGTTCTGGTTTGCAGCGCTGATGGTGCTGCTGGTGCCTGGGCTGCTCGCCTTCGTCTTCGGCTGGTTCGCCTTCCGGAGCAGGGTCAACGGCGTCTATCTCTCGATCATCACCCAGGCGATGACCTATGCGCTGCTGCTTGCCTTCTTCCGCAACGACATGGGCTTCGGCGGCAATAACGGCATGACCGACTTCAAGGACATCCTCGGCTTCAACGTGCAGGCCGACGCAACGCGCGCCGCACTCTTCGCCGCGACCGCAAGCCTCCTGGCGCTGTCGCTGCTGATTGCTTCGGCCATCGTGCGTTCGAAGTTCGGCAAGGTGCTGGTCGGTGTGCGCGATGCGGAAAGCAGAACGCGCTTCCTCGGCTACCGCGTCGAACACTTCAAGCTCTTCACCTTTGTCGTCTCGGCGATGATGGCGGGTATTGCGGGTGCGCTCTACGTGCCGCAGGTCGGCATTATCAATCCCGGAGAATTCGCACCGGCAAACTCCATCGAGGTCGTCATCTGGACGGCCGTCGGCGGCCGCTCGACGCTGATTGGTCCGATCATCGGGGCGATTCTGGTCAATGGCGGCAAAACCATCTTCACCGGCCTTTTTCCTGAGTTCTGGCTCTTTGCGCTCGGCGGTCTCTTCGTTGCCGTCACGCTGTTCCTGCCGAAAGGTATCGTCGGCACGATCGCCCCATACCTCGGCAAGAAGAAGCCGAGGACGGAAACCGCGCCGCCTGCTTTTCAGGAAGAAGGCGTCGATGCAAAAATCCAGGCAGCGGAGTGA
- a CDS encoding lysozyme inhibitor LprI family protein translates to MRLNLYLTGAAAGMIVAGAAQAQEPDCKNPKTQADMTFCEQSRYEAADTALNEQWKKTRAALAATDKDLDEKDRGAEKALLTAQRAWISYRDAQCEAYGFQARGGTMEPMLVAGCLANLSDERTKQLKELSDAVGLR, encoded by the coding sequence ATGCGGTTGAATTTGTACCTGACCGGTGCTGCGGCGGGAATGATCGTGGCTGGTGCCGCGCAGGCCCAGGAGCCGGATTGCAAGAACCCGAAGACGCAGGCCGACATGACTTTCTGCGAGCAGTCCCGATACGAGGCGGCCGACACGGCGCTCAACGAGCAGTGGAAGAAGACGCGCGCAGCGCTCGCAGCGACCGACAAGGATCTGGACGAGAAGGATCGCGGAGCCGAAAAAGCGCTGCTAACCGCGCAGCGCGCCTGGATTTCCTATCGGGACGCCCAGTGCGAGGCTTACGGCTTCCAGGCGCGTGGCGGCACGATGGAGCCTATGCTGGTCGCAGGTTGCCTTGCCAACCTGAGCGATGAACGCACCAAGCAGCTCAAAGAGCTTTCCGACGCGGTGGGACTGAGGTGA
- the urtD gene encoding urea ABC transporter ATP-binding protein UrtD — protein sequence MIPDIKPNSVLYLNNVSVSFDGFKALNSLSIVIEPGELRAIIGPNGAGKTTMMDIITGKTRPDEGEVYFNGEIDLTKKDEADIAQLGIGRKFQKPTVFESHTVWDNLELALNRKRGVFPTLFYRLSSDDKARIEEILETVRLTHRSDELAASLSHGQKQWLEIGMLLAQEPKLLLVDEPVAGMTDAETVETAILLREIAKTRSVVVVEHDMGFIRDLGVKVTCLAEGSVLAEGSIDFVSSDAKVIENYLGR from the coding sequence ATGATCCCGGATATCAAACCCAACAGCGTGCTCTACCTCAACAACGTCTCGGTTTCCTTCGACGGCTTCAAAGCGCTGAACTCGCTTTCGATCGTCATCGAGCCTGGCGAGCTTCGCGCCATCATCGGCCCCAACGGCGCCGGCAAGACGACGATGATGGACATCATCACCGGCAAGACGCGGCCGGATGAGGGCGAGGTTTATTTCAACGGCGAGATCGACCTCACCAAGAAAGATGAAGCCGATATCGCCCAGCTCGGCATAGGCCGCAAATTCCAGAAGCCGACAGTCTTCGAAAGCCATACGGTCTGGGACAATCTGGAACTCGCGCTGAATCGCAAGCGCGGCGTTTTTCCGACGCTCTTTTATCGCCTCTCGTCCGACGACAAGGCGCGCATCGAGGAAATCCTCGAGACCGTGCGGCTGACGCATCGTAGCGACGAGCTGGCAGCCAGTCTGTCTCACGGGCAGAAGCAATGGCTGGAGATTGGCATGCTGCTCGCACAGGAGCCGAAGCTGTTGCTGGTCGACGAGCCGGTTGCCGGTATGACGGATGCCGAAACCGTGGAGACGGCGATCCTGCTCCGGGAAATCGCCAAGACTCGCTCGGTCGTCGTCGTCGAGCACGACATGGGCTTCATCCGCGACCTCGGCGTCAAGGTGACTTGCCTGGCGGAAGGCTCCGTGCTTGCCGAAGGGTCGATCGATTTCGTGAGTTCCGATGCGAAGGTGATCGAGAATTATTTGGGGCGGTGA
- a CDS encoding urease accessory protein UreD encodes MTIAAAITRPQRAQGRGHLAAKLLDGRARIHELYQEGAAKIRLPETFDASMEAVIINTAGGLTGGDQMNWSVVAGPTTRIDVTTQACEKIYKASAGTAEVTTTIEAGANARVDWLPQETILFDRASLFRRLDVDLDETAEFLAVEAILLGRKAMGEKMETGLFRDRWRIRRAGKLIHAEELRLDGAIGALTARQPVLSGQVAFATLLYAGPLAEAYLASVRPLLGGHAAGASAWNGKLVVRAAAADGFALRKILIPVISALRNGAPVPKVWNL; translated from the coding sequence ATGACGATCGCGGCGGCAATCACCAGGCCACAAAGGGCACAGGGGCGCGGGCACCTGGCCGCGAAGCTGCTGGACGGGCGGGCGCGCATCCACGAACTCTATCAGGAAGGTGCCGCCAAAATACGCCTCCCGGAGACTTTCGATGCTTCCATGGAGGCGGTCATCATCAATACGGCGGGCGGGTTGACCGGTGGCGACCAGATGAACTGGAGCGTCGTTGCAGGTCCAACCACGCGTATCGATGTGACGACACAGGCCTGCGAGAAGATCTACAAGGCATCCGCTGGAACGGCCGAAGTCACGACAACGATCGAGGCCGGCGCGAATGCACGGGTCGACTGGCTGCCGCAGGAGACGATCCTGTTCGATCGCGCCTCGCTATTCCGCCGCCTCGACGTCGATCTCGACGAGACGGCGGAGTTCCTGGCCGTCGAGGCGATCCTGCTCGGCCGCAAGGCGATGGGCGAGAAGATGGAGACCGGCCTTTTCCGTGATCGCTGGCGGATTCGCCGCGCTGGCAAGCTGATCCATGCCGAGGAGTTGCGGCTTGATGGCGCCATCGGCGCGCTGACTGCTCGCCAGCCCGTCCTCAGCGGACAGGTGGCTTTTGCAACGTTGCTCTATGCCGGGCCGCTTGCGGAAGCCTATCTCGCGAGCGTGCGCCCGCTGCTCGGCGGACATGCGGCAGGCGCCAGCGCTTGGAACGGCAAGCTCGTCGTGCGCGCTGCAGCCGCTGACGGCTTTGCCCTCAGAAAAATCCTGATCCCGGTTATTTCCGCCTTGCGCAACGGTGCGCCTGTGCCGAAAGTCTGGAATCTCTAG
- the urtE gene encoding urea ABC transporter ATP-binding subunit UrtE produces MLTVENANLHYGAAQALRGISIKAEMGKITCVLGRNGVGKSSLLRAVTGQHLLSAGTVSFNDVALNGLPPYARAKQGIGYVPQGREIFPLLTVKENLETGFAPLGRRDRNIPDDIFSLFPVLKSMLSRRGGDLSGGQQQQLAIGRAMVTRPKILVLDEPTEGIQPSIIKDIGRAIRYLRDSTGMAILLVEQYLDFCRELADYVYIMDRGEIVHEGLAETLDTPEARRHLTV; encoded by the coding sequence ATGCTGACAGTCGAAAACGCAAACCTGCACTATGGCGCCGCACAAGCGTTGCGCGGCATCTCGATCAAGGCGGAGATGGGTAAGATCACTTGCGTGCTGGGGCGGAACGGCGTGGGGAAGAGTTCTCTTCTCCGCGCCGTCACCGGCCAGCATCTGCTGTCGGCCGGAACCGTGAGCTTCAATGACGTGGCGTTGAACGGCCTGCCGCCTTATGCGCGCGCCAAGCAGGGTATCGGCTATGTGCCGCAAGGGCGCGAGATTTTCCCGCTGCTCACCGTCAAGGAAAACCTCGAAACCGGCTTTGCTCCGCTTGGCCGCCGCGACCGCAACATCCCCGACGATATCTTCAGCCTCTTCCCGGTGCTGAAGTCGATGTTGTCCCGTCGCGGCGGCGATCTTTCCGGCGGGCAGCAGCAGCAACTGGCGATCGGTCGGGCCATGGTGACGCGGCCGAAGATCCTTGTGCTGGACGAGCCGACGGAAGGCATCCAGCCGTCGATCATCAAGGATATCGGCCGGGCAATCCGCTATCTGCGCGACTCGACCGGCATGGCGATCCTGCTCGTGGAGCAGTATCTCGACTTCTGCCGCGAGCTTGCCGACTATGTCTACATCATGGACCGCGGCGAGATCGTCCACGAGGGTTTGGCGGAAACGCTTGATACGCCCGAGGCCAGGCGCCACCTGACCGTCTGA
- the urtA gene encoding urea ABC transporter substrate-binding protein: MNLKSYVTGAALGVVMAASAAFHGAAAADDTIKVGVLHSLSGTMAISETTLKDAMLMLIDEQNKKGGLLGKKLEAVVVDPASDWPLFAEKARELIEKDKVAAVFGCWTSSSRKSVLPVFEELNSLLFYPVQYEGEESSRNIFYTGAAPNQQAIPAVDYLMEKEGVKRFVLEGTDYVYPRTTNKILEAYLVSKGIPKEDIIVNYTPFGFSDWQTEVSKIKEFGSSGKKTAVVSTINGDANVPFYKELGNQGIKATDIPVVAFSVGEEELAGLDTKPLVGHLAAWNYFESVESPANKKFIKEWHAFTKNDKRVTNDPMEAAYIGFNAWVKAVQAAGTTDTDKVLDSIIGTTVPNLSGGYATVMPNHHITKPVLIGEIQADGQFEIVQETSAVVGDEWSDFLPDSKDLISDWRKPMNCGNFNVATGKCGGKGS; this comes from the coding sequence ATGAATCTCAAGTCCTATGTAACGGGCGCCGCGCTTGGCGTCGTCATGGCGGCGTCAGCCGCCTTCCACGGAGCCGCTGCCGCCGACGACACGATCAAGGTCGGCGTTCTGCATTCGCTCTCCGGTACCATGGCCATTTCCGAAACAACGCTGAAAGACGCCATGCTGATGCTCATCGATGAGCAGAACAAGAAGGGCGGCCTTCTCGGCAAGAAGCTCGAAGCGGTTGTCGTCGATCCAGCCTCCGATTGGCCGCTGTTTGCCGAAAAGGCACGCGAGTTGATTGAAAAGGACAAGGTTGCGGCCGTCTTCGGTTGCTGGACCTCGTCTTCGCGCAAATCGGTCCTGCCGGTTTTCGAAGAGCTGAACTCGTTGCTCTTTTACCCGGTTCAGTATGAAGGCGAAGAGTCTTCGCGCAATATCTTCTACACGGGCGCTGCTCCGAACCAGCAGGCGATCCCGGCCGTCGACTACCTGATGGAAAAGGAAGGCGTAAAGCGCTTCGTGCTTGAAGGCACCGACTACGTCTATCCGCGCACCACCAACAAGATCCTGGAAGCCTACCTCGTATCCAAGGGCATTCCGAAGGAAGACATCATCGTCAACTACACGCCGTTCGGCTTCTCCGACTGGCAGACGGAAGTCTCCAAGATCAAGGAATTCGGCTCGTCCGGCAAGAAGACTGCCGTCGTCTCCACCATCAACGGCGACGCCAACGTTCCCTTCTACAAGGAACTCGGCAATCAGGGCATCAAGGCAACCGACATCCCGGTTGTCGCCTTCTCGGTCGGCGAGGAAGAGCTTGCCGGTCTCGACACCAAGCCGCTCGTCGGTCACCTCGCAGCCTGGAACTACTTCGAGTCGGTCGAAAGCCCGGCCAACAAGAAGTTCATCAAGGAATGGCACGCCTTCACCAAGAACGACAAGCGCGTGACCAACGACCCGATGGAAGCCGCCTATATCGGCTTCAATGCCTGGGTTAAGGCTGTTCAGGCTGCCGGAACGACCGATACCGACAAGGTTCTCGACAGCATCATCGGCACCACGGTTCCGAACCTCTCCGGCGGCTATGCCACCGTCATGCCGAACCACCACATCACCAAGCCGGTGCTGATCGGCGAAATCCAGGCTGACGGCCAGTTCGAAATCGTCCAGGAAACGTCAGCCGTCGTCGGCGACGAATGGTCCGACTTCCTGCCGGACTCCAAGGACCTGATCTCCGATTGGCGCAAGCCCATGAACTGCGGCAACTTCAACGTTGCAACGGGCAAGTGCGGCGGCAAGGGCTCCTGA